In Rutidosis leptorrhynchoides isolate AG116_Rl617_1_P2 chromosome 2, CSIRO_AGI_Rlap_v1, whole genome shotgun sequence, one genomic interval encodes:
- the LOC139894433 gene encoding uncharacterized protein isoform X4, whose amino-acid sequence MLSLTSISQDWDISQGCACILAGKKKITPLTAMRSSCYSQLTFSTEKIIDDTPKTDEVREEEDEEEEEEEDIGMNRIASRERRTSGNENDNTELCKIPYQNLYLFSYIPSTGGFYNPNPSLYFMPPLKCCEAYWNSFISNNFPLSPTASASHQDTILATLPPSAKRRRTGQIPSSSAQQGAGPSSSQQQIMLLNLDTNMLSSLLKGPPHSYEDFMTFLNAMNSEVTTNKELSAEKEKVTKAERIATEMKREYETMKRHYENCNSQRAEYKEQVKVLSFRETRHLSKIDELVKEKEKLVEENNILKEQLKAKEENEKRMITGIPALVERVFNCQALSHKIREFVHLAKSAERLNFFNFMKKKLPELPNPLPEVITSKINENAILEADEAGASIENIKFSDLENLCKRPDVTIDDVLNYTPQNE is encoded by the exons atgctttcgctgacatccataagccaagattgggatatctcTCAAGGTTGTGCTTGTATTCTTGCTGGGaaaaaga aaattactccgcttaccgctaTGCGATCATCATGTTATTCACAGCTTACTTTTAGCACtgagaaaattattgatgatacccccaaaacagatgaagtgagggaggaggaagatgaagaagaagaagaagaagaagacataggtatgaatcggattgcctctagagaacgtcgtacctcgggtaatgaaaatgacaacactgaattatgcaaaattccataccaaaacctgtacttgttttcttacatacccagtactggtggattttataatccaaacccttccttatattttatgccacctttgaaatgttgtgaagcatattggaactcttttataagtaacaattttcctttatctccaacagctagtgcatcacatcaagacactatcttagcaactcttccgccttccgccaagaggagaagaactggtcaaattccttcGTCATCTGCTCAACAgggagctggccctagttcttctcaacaacaaattatGCTTCTcaatcttgacacaaacatgctctcttctcttttaaaaggaccaccacattcgtatgaagatttcatgacttttctgaatgccatg aacagtgaagtcactacaaataaggagctatctgctgaaaaagagaaagtaaccaaggctgaacgaatagccacagagatgaagagggaatacgagacaatgaagaggcattatgaaaattgcaacagtcagagggcggaatataaggagcaagttaaagtactatctttcagagaaacacggcatctgagcaaaattgatgaactagtgaaggagaaagaaaaattagttgaggaaaataacatattgaaggaacagcttaaagccaaagaggagaatGAAAAACGAATGATAACTGGCATTCCTGCACTTGTAGAGCGTGTCTTTAACTGTCAGGCACTATCTCACAAAATCCGTGAGTTTGTCCACCTTGCAAAATCTGCTGAACGGttaaattttttcaactttatgaagaaaaaactaccagaacttccaaatcctctTCCTGAGGTAATCACATCAAAAATTAATGAAAATGCTATTTTAGAAGCTGATGAAGCCGGTGCCTCAATAGAAAATATaaagttttctgatcttgaaaatctgtgtaaaaggccggatgtaacaatagatgatgtattgaattacaCTCCACAGAATGAATAA
- the LOC139894433 gene encoding uncharacterized protein isoform X1: protein MAAIKDVAAIPSRVNERYLRELLQHFPRLAGVEPVIPAINAIACSPPPDKVAIYGHSIFRFCLRLPFTPFFLEVCRFFGVAVGQFEPASIRKILIFEMYCHARKIEPSIRIFCHLVRIARHENGWFTFNKVHGFLKPAVDHPGDNWYASFIFINEDVIDKQYSATRVWRKYSHNISVTFPKLVTKENLLFKKIKAEQINDIKYGEHMLSLTSISQDWDISQGCACILAGKKKITPLTAMRSSCYSQLTFSTEKIIDDTPKTDEVREEEDEEEEEEEDIGMNRIASRERRTSGNENDNTELCKIPYQNLYLFSYIPSTGGFYNPNPSLYFMPPLKCCEAYWNSFISNNFPLSPTASASHQDTILATLPPSAKRRRTGQIPSSSAQQGAGPSSSQQQIMLLNLDTNMLSSLLKGPPHSYEDFMTFLNAMNSEVTTNKELSAEKEKVTKAERIATEMKREYETMKRHYENCNSQRAEYKEQVKVLSFRETRHLSKIDELVKEKEKLVEENNILKEQLKAKEENEKRMITGIPALVERVFNCQALSHKIREFVHLAKSAERLNFFNFMKKKLPELPNPLPEVITSKINENAILEADEAGASIENIKFSDLENLCKRPDVTIDDVLNYTPQNE, encoded by the exons atggcagccataaaggatgttgcagctattcctagcagagtaaatgagagatatttaagagagctactgcaacatttccctagattagctggtgttgaaccagtgattcctgcaattaatgccaTAGCCTGTTCACCGCCCCCTGACAAAGTTGCCATTTATGGCCATTCAATCTTCAGATTTTGCTTACGTTTACCATTTACAcccttcttcttagaagtttgcagatttttcggtgttgctgttggtcaattcgaaccagcatcaattcgaaagatcttgatttttgaaatgtattgtcacgcaaggaaAATTGAGCCATCAATTCGAATATTTTGTCATCTGGTACGCatagcacgccatgaaaatggttggtttacattcaataaagttcatgggtttctgaaacctgcagttgatcatcctggcgataactggtatgcttcatttattttcataaatgaagatgtaattgataaacaatactcagctactcgagtatgGCGCAAATATTCGCATAACATTtctgttacctttccaaaactcgtcaccaaagaaaatcttttgtttaagaagattaaagctgaacaaattaatgatattaaatatggggaacacatgctttcgctgacatccataagccaagattgggatatctcTCAAGGTTGTGCTTGTATTCTTGCTGGGaaaaaga aaattactccgcttaccgctaTGCGATCATCATGTTATTCACAGCTTACTTTTAGCACtgagaaaattattgatgatacccccaaaacagatgaagtgagggaggaggaagatgaagaagaagaagaagaagaagacataggtatgaatcggattgcctctagagaacgtcgtacctcgggtaatgaaaatgacaacactgaattatgcaaaattccataccaaaacctgtacttgttttcttacatacccagtactggtggattttataatccaaacccttccttatattttatgccacctttgaaatgttgtgaagcatattggaactcttttataagtaacaattttcctttatctccaacagctagtgcatcacatcaagacactatcttagcaactcttccgccttccgccaagaggagaagaactggtcaaattccttcGTCATCTGCTCAACAgggagctggccctagttcttctcaacaacaaattatGCTTCTcaatcttgacacaaacatgctctcttctcttttaaaaggaccaccacattcgtatgaagatttcatgacttttctgaatgccatg aacagtgaagtcactacaaataaggagctatctgctgaaaaagagaaagtaaccaaggctgaacgaatagccacagagatgaagagggaatacgagacaatgaagaggcattatgaaaattgcaacagtcagagggcggaatataaggagcaagttaaagtactatctttcagagaaacacggcatctgagcaaaattgatgaactagtgaaggagaaagaaaaattagttgaggaaaataacatattgaaggaacagcttaaagccaaagaggagaatGAAAAACGAATGATAACTGGCATTCCTGCACTTGTAGAGCGTGTCTTTAACTGTCAGGCACTATCTCACAAAATCCGTGAGTTTGTCCACCTTGCAAAATCTGCTGAACGGttaaattttttcaactttatgaagaaaaaactaccagaacttccaaatcctctTCCTGAGGTAATCACATCAAAAATTAATGAAAATGCTATTTTAGAAGCTGATGAAGCCGGTGCCTCAATAGAAAATATaaagttttctgatcttgaaaatctgtgtaaaaggccggatgtaacaatagatgatgtattgaattacaCTCCACAGAATGAATAA
- the LOC139894433 gene encoding uncharacterized protein isoform X2 — protein MAAIKDVAAIPSRVNERYLRELLQHFPRLAGVEPVIPAINAIACSPPPDKVAIYGHSIFRFCLRLPFTPFFLEVCRFFGVAVGQFEPASIRKILIFEMYCHARKIEPSIRIFCHLVRIARHENGWFTFNKVHGFLKPAVDHPGDNWYASFIFINEDVIDKQYSATRVWRKYSHNISVTFPKLVTKENLLFKKIKAEQINDIKYGEHMLSLTSISQDWDISQGCACILAGKKKITPLTAMRSSCYSQLTFSTEKIIDDTPKTDEVREEEDEEEEEEEDIGMNRIASRERRTSASASHQDTILATLPPSAKRRRTGQIPSSSAQQGAGPSSSQQQIMLLNLDTNMLSSLLKGPPHSYEDFMTFLNAMNSEVTTNKELSAEKEKVTKAERIATEMKREYETMKRHYENCNSQRAEYKEQVKVLSFRETRHLSKIDELVKEKEKLVEENNILKEQLKAKEENEKRMITGIPALVERVFNCQALSHKIREFVHLAKSAERLNFFNFMKKKLPELPNPLPEVITSKINENAILEADEAGASIENIKFSDLENLCKRPDVTIDDVLNYTPQNE, from the exons atggcagccataaaggatgttgcagctattcctagcagagtaaatgagagatatttaagagagctactgcaacatttccctagattagctggtgttgaaccagtgattcctgcaattaatgccaTAGCCTGTTCACCGCCCCCTGACAAAGTTGCCATTTATGGCCATTCAATCTTCAGATTTTGCTTACGTTTACCATTTACAcccttcttcttagaagtttgcagatttttcggtgttgctgttggtcaattcgaaccagcatcaattcgaaagatcttgatttttgaaatgtattgtcacgcaaggaaAATTGAGCCATCAATTCGAATATTTTGTCATCTGGTACGCatagcacgccatgaaaatggttggtttacattcaataaagttcatgggtttctgaaacctgcagttgatcatcctggcgataactggtatgcttcatttattttcataaatgaagatgtaattgataaacaatactcagctactcgagtatgGCGCAAATATTCGCATAACATTtctgttacctttccaaaactcgtcaccaaagaaaatcttttgtttaagaagattaaagctgaacaaattaatgatattaaatatggggaacacatgctttcgctgacatccataagccaagattgggatatctcTCAAGGTTGTGCTTGTATTCTTGCTGGGaaaaaga aaattactccgcttaccgctaTGCGATCATCATGTTATTCACAGCTTACTTTTAGCACtgagaaaattattgatgatacccccaaaacagatgaagtgagggaggaggaagatgaagaagaagaagaagaagaagacataggtatgaatcggattgcctctagagaacgtcgtacctcgg ctagtgcatcacatcaagacactatcttagcaactcttccgccttccgccaagaggagaagaactggtcaaattccttcGTCATCTGCTCAACAgggagctggccctagttcttctcaacaacaaattatGCTTCTcaatcttgacacaaacatgctctcttctcttttaaaaggaccaccacattcgtatgaagatttcatgacttttctgaatgccatg aacagtgaagtcactacaaataaggagctatctgctgaaaaagagaaagtaaccaaggctgaacgaatagccacagagatgaagagggaatacgagacaatgaagaggcattatgaaaattgcaacagtcagagggcggaatataaggagcaagttaaagtactatctttcagagaaacacggcatctgagcaaaattgatgaactagtgaaggagaaagaaaaattagttgaggaaaataacatattgaaggaacagcttaaagccaaagaggagaatGAAAAACGAATGATAACTGGCATTCCTGCACTTGTAGAGCGTGTCTTTAACTGTCAGGCACTATCTCACAAAATCCGTGAGTTTGTCCACCTTGCAAAATCTGCTGAACGGttaaattttttcaactttatgaagaaaaaactaccagaacttccaaatcctctTCCTGAGGTAATCACATCAAAAATTAATGAAAATGCTATTTTAGAAGCTGATGAAGCCGGTGCCTCAATAGAAAATATaaagttttctgatcttgaaaatctgtgtaaaaggccggatgtaacaatagatgatgtattgaattacaCTCCACAGAATGAATAA
- the LOC139894433 gene encoding uncharacterized protein isoform X5, whose product MRSSCYSQLTFSTEKIIDDTPKTDEVREEEDEEEEEEEDIGMNRIASRERRTSGNENDNTELCKIPYQNLYLFSYIPSTGGFYNPNPSLYFMPPLKCCEAYWNSFISNNFPLSPTASASHQDTILATLPPSAKRRRTGQIPSSSAQQGAGPSSSQQQIMLLNLDTNMLSSLLKGPPHSYEDFMTFLNAMNSEVTTNKELSAEKEKVTKAERIATEMKREYETMKRHYENCNSQRAEYKEQVKVLSFRETRHLSKIDELVKEKEKLVEENNILKEQLKAKEENEKRMITGIPALVERVFNCQALSHKIREFVHLAKSAERLNFFNFMKKKLPELPNPLPEVITSKINENAILEADEAGASIENIKFSDLENLCKRPDVTIDDVLNYTPQNE is encoded by the exons aTGCGATCATCATGTTATTCACAGCTTACTTTTAGCACtgagaaaattattgatgatacccccaaaacagatgaagtgagggaggaggaagatgaagaagaagaagaagaagaagacataggtatgaatcggattgcctctagagaacgtcgtacctcgggtaatgaaaatgacaacactgaattatgcaaaattccataccaaaacctgtacttgttttcttacatacccagtactggtggattttataatccaaacccttccttatattttatgccacctttgaaatgttgtgaagcatattggaactcttttataagtaacaattttcctttatctccaacagctagtgcatcacatcaagacactatcttagcaactcttccgccttccgccaagaggagaagaactggtcaaattccttcGTCATCTGCTCAACAgggagctggccctagttcttctcaacaacaaattatGCTTCTcaatcttgacacaaacatgctctcttctcttttaaaaggaccaccacattcgtatgaagatttcatgacttttctgaatgccatg aacagtgaagtcactacaaataaggagctatctgctgaaaaagagaaagtaaccaaggctgaacgaatagccacagagatgaagagggaatacgagacaatgaagaggcattatgaaaattgcaacagtcagagggcggaatataaggagcaagttaaagtactatctttcagagaaacacggcatctgagcaaaattgatgaactagtgaaggagaaagaaaaattagttgaggaaaataacatattgaaggaacagcttaaagccaaagaggagaatGAAAAACGAATGATAACTGGCATTCCTGCACTTGTAGAGCGTGTCTTTAACTGTCAGGCACTATCTCACAAAATCCGTGAGTTTGTCCACCTTGCAAAATCTGCTGAACGGttaaattttttcaactttatgaagaaaaaactaccagaacttccaaatcctctTCCTGAGGTAATCACATCAAAAATTAATGAAAATGCTATTTTAGAAGCTGATGAAGCCGGTGCCTCAATAGAAAATATaaagttttctgatcttgaaaatctgtgtaaaaggccggatgtaacaatagatgatgtattgaattacaCTCCACAGAATGAATAA